The following proteins are co-located in the Escherichia fergusonii ATCC 35469 genome:
- a CDS encoding DUF5375 domain-containing protein produces MKTPLPPVLRAALYRRAVACAWLTVCERQHRYPHLTLESLEAAIAAELEGFYLHQHGEEKGRQIACALLEDLMESGPLKAAPSLSFLGLVVMDELCARHIKAPVLH; encoded by the coding sequence ATGAAAACCCCCTTACCGCCCGTCTTACGCGCTGCCCTTTACCGTCGCGCTGTCGCCTGTGCCTGGCTGACCGTGTGCGAACGTCAGCACCGCTACCCGCATCTCACCCTTGAGTCACTGGAGGCGGCCATCGCCGCTGAGCTGGAAGGCTTTTATCTGCACCAGCACGGTGAGGAAAAAGGGCGTCAGATAGCCTGTGCCCTGCTGGAAGATTTAATGGAATCCGGCCCCCTGAAGGCCGCGCCGTCGCTGTCCTTTCTCGGGCTGGTTGTGATGGATGAACTCTGTGCCCGTCACATAAAAGCGCCGGTACTGCACTGA
- a CDS encoding host cell division inhibitor Icd-like protein codes for MMMPALQKLPFSGLPFSGICGYSFSAVAKSAAGRGNPSNLTATYDAPCVFFCVAINATERQIMVWCVVSRADGTPCILPASAHYAAESMVAQAGQPPGWPVSVRAGISTPVWAIAIERGNSGDSVTCYLTEAAIMATTLTPSHPEFVFVFAAVRRADRHPRICMLRTVAGDERSARRSLVRDYVLSLAARLPVMGVSRA; via the coding sequence ATGATGATGCCCGCTCTGCAAAAACTCCCTTTTTCTGGCTTGCCTTTTTCCGGCATTTGCGGATATAGTTTTTCCGCTGTCGCAAAATCGGCAGCCGGGCGTGGAAACCCGAGCAATCTAACGGCGACATATGACGCGCCATGCGTCTTTTTTTGTGTCGCAATCAACGCCACAGAGCGCCAGATTATGGTGTGGTGTGTGGTCAGTCGAGCAGATGGCACTCCGTGCATCCTGCCCGCGTCCGCTCATTATGCCGCAGAGTCAATGGTAGCTCAGGCGGGGCAGCCTCCGGGCTGGCCGGTATCCGTTAGAGCCGGTATTTCCACCCCCGTCTGGGCTATCGCCATCGAGCGTGGAAACTCCGGCGATAGCGTAACCTGCTATCTAACGGAGGCTGCCATCATGGCTACAACCCTTACCCCTTCACACCCTGAATTTGTCTTTGTGTTTGCGGCTGTCCGTCGCGCAGACCGTCATCCCCGTATCTGCATGCTTCGCACCGTCGCCGGTGATGAACGCAGCGCCCGCCGTTCCCTTGTCCGTGACTATGTGCTCTCCCTTGCTGCCCGTCTGCCAGTGATGGGGGTGTCCCGTGCGTAA
- a CDS encoding helix-turn-helix transcriptional regulator gives MQAVFSSPSPAPVTPLMPLPDITQERFLRLPEVMHLCGLSRSTIYELIRKGEFPPQVSLGGKNVAWLHSEVTAWMAGRIAGRKRGYDA, from the coding sequence ATGCAAGCTGTTTTTTCTTCCCCGTCTCCCGCCCCTGTGACGCCACTGATGCCGCTGCCGGACATCACACAGGAGCGTTTTTTACGTCTTCCGGAAGTGATGCACCTGTGCGGCCTGTCACGCTCGACCATCTATGAACTCATCCGTAAGGGGGAATTTCCGCCGCAGGTGAGTCTTGGCGGTAAAAATGTGGCCTGGCTGCACTCTGAAGTCACCGCATGGATGGCCGGGCGCATTGCCGGACGCAAACGGGGGTACGACGCATGA
- a CDS encoding primase-helicase zinc-binding domain-containing protein produces the protein MKMNVTATVSHALGHWPRILPALGIQVLKNRHQPCPVCGGSDRFRFDDREGRGTWYCNQCGAGDGLKLVEKVFGVSPSDAAAKVAAVTGSLPPADPAVTTAAVAETDAARKNAAALAQTLMAKTRPGTGNAYLTRKGFPGRECRMLTGTHRAGGVSWRAGDLVVPLYDDRGELVNLQLISADGRKRTLKGGQVRGTCHILEGQNQAGKRLWIAEGYATALTVHHLTGETVMVALSSVNLLSLASLARQKHPACQIVLAADRDLSGDGQKKAAAAADACEGVVALPPVFGDWNDAFTQYGGEATRKAIYDAIRPPAESPFDTMSEAEFSAMSTSEKAMRIYEHYGEALAVDANGQLLSRYENGVWKVLPPQDFARDVAGLFQRLRAPFSSGKVASVVDTLKLIIPQQEAPSRRLIGFRNGVLDTQNGTFHPHSPSHWMRTLCDVDFTPPVDGETLETHAPAFWRWLDRAAGGRAEKRDVILAALFMVLANRYDWQLFLEVTGPGGSGKSIMAEIATLLAGEDNATSATIETLESPRERAALTGFSLIRLPDQEKWSGDGAGLKAITGGDAVSVDPKYRDAYSTHIPAVILAVNNNPMRFTDRSGGVSRRRVIIHFPEQIAPQERDPQLKDKITRELAVIVRHLMQKFSDPMLARSLLQSQQNSDEALNIKRDADPTFDFIGYLETLPQTSGMYMGNASIIPRNYRKYLYHAYLAYMEANGYRNVLSLKMFGLGLPVMLKEYGLNYEKRHTKQGIQTNLTLKEESYGDWLPKCDDPATA, from the coding sequence ATGAAAATGAACGTAACCGCCACCGTCAGCCATGCACTCGGCCACTGGCCGCGTATCCTCCCGGCGCTGGGGATTCAGGTGCTGAAGAACCGTCATCAGCCCTGTCCGGTCTGTGGCGGGAGTGACCGCTTCCGTTTTGATGACAGGGAGGGGCGCGGCACCTGGTACTGCAATCAGTGTGGTGCCGGTGACGGCCTGAAACTGGTTGAAAAGGTGTTTGGTGTTTCCCCGTCCGATGCGGCCGCAAAGGTGGCTGCCGTGACCGGCAGCCTGCCCCCGGCTGACCCGGCAGTGACGACCGCCGCTGTTGCTGAAACAGACGCTGCCCGGAAGAACGCCGCCGCACTGGCACAAACCCTGATGGCGAAAACCCGTCCCGGAACCGGTAACGCCTACCTGACCCGCAAGGGCTTTCCCGGCCGGGAATGCCGGATGCTGACCGGCACACACAGAGCCGGTGGCGTGAGCTGGCGCGCCGGTGACCTTGTGGTGCCACTGTATGACGACCGCGGCGAACTGGTTAACCTTCAGTTAATCAGTGCTGACGGCCGTAAGCGCACCCTGAAAGGCGGACAGGTCAGGGGCACCTGTCACATCCTTGAAGGACAGAATCAGGCCGGAAAACGTCTGTGGATAGCGGAGGGATACGCGACCGCACTTACCGTGCATCACCTGACCGGTGAAACGGTGATGGTGGCGCTTTCTTCCGTGAACCTCCTTTCTCTGGCCAGCCTTGCCCGGCAGAAGCACCCCGCCTGTCAGATTGTCCTTGCCGCTGACCGTGACCTCAGCGGTGACGGCCAGAAAAAAGCCGCCGCAGCCGCAGATGCGTGTGAAGGTGTTGTTGCCCTGCCGCCGGTCTTCGGTGACTGGAATGATGCCTTCACGCAGTACGGCGGGGAGGCCACCCGTAAGGCCATTTATGATGCCATCCGGCCACCGGCTGAAAGCCCGTTCGACACCATGAGCGAAGCGGAGTTTTCCGCCATGAGTACCAGCGAAAAGGCCATGCGTATCTATGAGCATTACGGCGAGGCGCTCGCGGTCGATGCCAACGGCCAGCTTCTGTCCCGCTATGAAAATGGTGTCTGGAAGGTGCTGCCGCCACAGGACTTTGCCCGGGATGTGGCCGGGCTGTTTCAGCGTCTGCGCGCGCCATTCTCCTCCGGGAAGGTGGCCTCCGTGGTGGACACCCTGAAGCTGATTATTCCGCAGCAGGAAGCCCCCTCCCGCCGCCTGATTGGCTTTCGTAACGGCGTGCTCGACACGCAGAACGGTACGTTCCACCCGCACAGTCCGTCACACTGGATGCGTACCCTGTGTGATGTGGATTTCACCCCGCCGGTGGACGGTGAAACGCTGGAAACCCACGCTCCCGCGTTCTGGCGCTGGCTTGACCGTGCTGCCGGTGGTCGTGCGGAAAAACGCGACGTGATTCTGGCCGCACTGTTTATGGTGCTGGCAAACCGCTACGACTGGCAGCTCTTTCTGGAGGTGACCGGTCCCGGCGGCAGCGGCAAAAGTATCATGGCCGAAATAGCCACCCTGCTGGCCGGTGAGGATAACGCCACGTCGGCCACCATTGAGACGCTGGAATCCCCGCGTGAACGTGCCGCGTTAACTGGCTTCTCACTGATACGCCTGCCGGACCAGGAAAAATGGAGCGGCGACGGAGCCGGACTCAAGGCCATCACCGGCGGCGATGCAGTGTCCGTTGACCCGAAATACCGGGATGCGTACTCCACGCACATCCCGGCGGTGATTCTGGCCGTGAACAATAACCCGATGCGCTTCACCGACCGCAGCGGCGGCGTGTCACGCCGGCGGGTGATTATTCACTTCCCGGAACAGATAGCCCCGCAGGAGCGCGACCCGCAGCTTAAGGACAAAATCACCCGCGAGCTGGCGGTCATCGTGCGTCACCTGATGCAGAAGTTCAGCGACCCGATGCTCGCCCGGTCACTGCTTCAGTCCCAGCAGAACTCAGACGAGGCACTGAACATCAAACGGGATGCCGACCCGACGTTTGATTTTATCGGCTATCTGGAAACCCTGCCGCAGACCAGCGGCATGTATATGGGGAACGCCAGTATCATCCCGCGTAATTACCGTAAATACCTCTATCACGCCTATCTGGCCTACATGGAGGCAAACGGCTACCGGAATGTACTCAGTCTGAAAATGTTCGGGCTGGGGCTGCCGGTGATGCTGAAGGAATACGGACTGAATTACGAGAAGCGCCATACCAAACAGGGGATACAGACCAACCTGACACTGAAAGAGGAAAGCTACGGCGACTGGCTGCCAAAATGTGACGACCCTGCAACAGCCTGA